In one Salvelinus sp. IW2-2015 linkage group LG26, ASM291031v2, whole genome shotgun sequence genomic region, the following are encoded:
- the LOC111952410 gene encoding retinoblastoma-like protein 2 isoform X2, with the protein MNEEEDFLQKTRQGFEDLCRALNMDEEASNEAWKSYENISKNYTLEGSELHWLACALYVACRTAIPTVGKGTAEGNYVSLTRILSCSEQSLIEFFNKMKKWQDMASLPQDFCQSTEKLERNFTISAVIFKKYIPIFKAIFKAPSDDPPRVHRSRKQRRHPCTVAEVFNFCWILFVNAKGNFPMISDDLVNSYHLLLCALDLVFSNALLCNTRKELLNPNFKGLPEDFNSKDYKPTAGPYCFIEQLCELHDGLVLEAKGVKEHFWKPFIKRLFHKKILKGKEDSLTGFFDPMNFGDSFASMGRVYEEHVLATGGLDERIFLGEGANEDLGTPGPCLCVGVKNQDASAYRLYSSLTASALKVSTPLTGLKYVQDNCLGTPVSTAMQSVGRLHSLLTGLKHRPSGRLTDLLRACARDPSETISTRLKDMCQVFCQHFEGKGEENXGLGKDIAVKYFRLAEALYYKTLEAVIDQEKERLGDTDLSGILEQDVFQRSLLACCLEIVIFSYRPPGDFPRVIHIFQLPAYHFYKVIEVLVRAEQGLFREVVKHLNQVEEQVLESLAWRGGSPLWDSVREAKNQPPACQEVMPPQHLEDGNGDSSAGSAPLIPNIHGTDLSTNSGGKGVSPSPTTLLDRYSSPPTGSARRRLFVDASFDTSSDPSSTSTTTTTVRTSQAIVTTTIPAGQTVVTMATATVTANNGQTVTIPVQGIANENGGITFIPVQVSVTGQGTAMLQPLSAQSLTGTLTSQPQTTTTLNSPAXQGSPATSKPIKKLAAQVPSSNKPQKKGSLSLFFRKVYHMASVRLRDLCAKLDISSELRRKIWTCFEYSLVQCTELMMDRHLDQLLMCAVYVMTKVTKEDKSFQNIMKCYRSQPQASSSVYRSVLISGKKKRLSGSSVGNTQSSPTDNSQKQGSGDSSPVPMCSTSTLPAPQPGSLPSTPTLAPSTSSSLPPSQEQEKEGGVVGEEERGDLIHFYNRVYIKQMRHFALRYSPSSPSAGSPPLCPYPSLRTSSPRRVLLSHNHSIYISPHKTTGSPPTPSITARDKILYYICSSPSNRLAEINSMIRTGETPTKKRSMQLEEEPSPKRVCPDNQTALLRRLQDVANDRSSSH; encoded by the exons ATGAACGAGGAGGAAGACTTTTTGCAGAAAACAAGGCAGGGGTTTGAAGATCTTTGTCGAGCTTTGAATATGGACGAGGAGGCGAGCAACGAGGCATGGAAGAGCTACGAAAACATAAGCAAAAATTACACATTAGAG GGCAGTGAGCTACACTGGTTAGCCTGTGCTCTCTATGTGGCCTGCAGGACAGCCATACCAACGGTGGGTAAGGGCACCGCGGAGGGAAACTATGTCTCTCTGACCAGGATCCTCAGCTGTTCAGAACAAAG CCTCATTGAGTTCTTTAACAAGATGAAAAAATGGCAGGACATGGCAAGTCTGCCCCAAGACTTTTGCCAGAGCACGGAGAAGCTGGAGAGGAATTTCACAATTTCCGCTGTCATCTTCAAGAAATACATCCCCATATTCAAAGCCATCTTTAAGGCACCCTCTGACGACCCACCCAGAGTCCACAGGAGCCGCAAACAGAG ACGCCATCCCTGCACCGTCGCTGAAGTCTTCAACTTCTGCTGGATTCTGTTTGTCAACGCTAAAG GAAACTTCCCTATGATCAGTGATGACCTGGTGAACTCATACCACCTGCTGCTGTGTGCTCTGGACCTGGTTTTCTCCAACGCTCTACTGTGTAACACCAGGAAGGAGCTGCTCAACCCCAACTTCAAAG GCCTTCCTGAGGACTTCAACAGTAAGGACTACAAGCCTACTGCAGGGCCTTACTGCTTCATAGAACAGCTGTGTGAACTGCATGATGGCCTGGtgctggaggcaaagggggtcaAGGAACACTTCTGGAAACCGTTCATTAAGAGGCTCTTCCATAAGAAG ATTCTCAAAGGGAAAGAAGATAGCTTGACTGGCTTCTTCGATCCCATGAATTTTGGAGACAGTTT tgcaTCCATGGGGCGTGTGTACGAGGAGCATGTTCTAGCCACAGGGGGTCTGGATGAGAGGATCTTCCTGGGAGAGGGGGCCAATGAAGACCTTGGCACACCAGGCCCCTGTCTCTGTGTGGGAGTAAAGAACCAGGACGCCTCCGCATACAGACTCTACAGCAGTCTGact GCCTCAGCCTTGAAGGTGTCTACTCCTCTGACGGGTCTTAAGTATGTCCAGGACAACTGTCTGGGCACGCCGGTATCTACAGCCATGCAGAGTGTTGGCCGACTCCACAGCCTGCTCACAGGACTCAAACACCGCCCCAGTGGCAGACTCACCGACTTACTGAG GGCGTGTGCCAGAGACCCAAGTGAGACCATCTCCACTAGGCTGAAGGACATGTGCCAGGTCTTTTGTCAGCACTTTGAGGGCAAAGGGGAGGAGAACYCAGGACTGGGGAAAGACATTGCAGTGAAGTACTTCCGCCTGGCGGAGGCGCTCTACTATAAAACCCTGGAGGCCGTCATTGACCAGGAGAAGGAGAGACTGGGCGACACGGACCTCTCT GGTATTCTGGAGCAGGATGTGTTCCAGCGCTCTCTGCTGGCCTGCTGTCTAGAGATTGTCATCTTCTCCTACCGACCCCCAGGGGACTTCCCACGAGTCATACACATCTTCCAGCTCCCCGCATACCACTTCTACAAG GTGATTGAGGTGCTGGTACGGGCAGAGCAGGGCTTGTTCAGGGAGGTAGTGAAGCATCTGAACCAGGTGGAGGAACAGGTCCTGGAGAGCCTGGCCTGGAGGGGGGGATCCCCYCTGTGGGACAGCGTCAGGGAGGCCAAGAACCAGCCACCAGCTTGCCAAGAG GTGATGCCACCGCAGCACCTGGAGGATGGGAACGGAGACAGCAGTGCTGGCAGCGCCCCTCTCATCCCTAACATCCATGGCACTGACCTAAGCACCAACAGTGGTGGGAAAG gtgtttctccctctcccaccaccCTGTTGGACCGCTACAGCTCCCCCCCCACGGGCTCGGCCAGGAGACGGCTGTTTGTGGACGCTTCCTTCGACACCTCATCGGACCCCTCCTCCACcagcaccactaccaccaccgtCAGGACCTCCCAGGCCATCGTCACTACCACCATCCCTGCCGGACAGACAGTGGTCACTATGGCAACGGCCACGGTTACCGCTAACAACGGACAGACGGTCACCATACCTGTGCAAG GAATAGCCAATGAGAACGGAGGCATCACCTTCATCCCTGTCCAGGTGAGTGTGACYGGACAAGGCACGGCCATGCTCCAGCCCCTGTCTGCCCAGTCCCTGACTGGCACTTTGACCAGCCAACCACAGACCACCACCACCCTGAACAGTCCTGCCCRACAAGGCAGCCCCGCCACCAGTAAACCAATCAAGAAGCTGGCAGCCCAGGTCCCGTCCAGTAACAAGCCTCAGAAAAAGGGTTCCCTCTCGCTGTTCTTCCGCAAG GTGTACCACATGGCCAGTGTGCGTCTGAGAGACTTGTGTGCCAAGCTGGACATCTCTAGTGAGCTGAGGAGGAAGATCTGGACGTGTTTTGAGTATTCCCTGGTGCAATGCACAGAGCTCATGATGGACCGACACCTAGACCAGCTCCTCATGTGTGCAGTCTACGTCATGACCAAG GTGACCAAAGAGGACAAGTCCTTCCAGAACATCATGAAGTGCTACCGCTCTCAGCCCCAGGCCAGCAGCAGC GTCTACAGGAGTGTGTTgatctctgggaagaagaaacgTCTCTCGGGCAGCAGTGTGGGAAACACACAGAGCTCTCCCACAGACAACAGCCAGAAGCAgg GGAGTGGAGACAGCAGCCCAGTGCCCATGTGTTCCACCAGCACCCTACCTGCCCCGCAGCCTGGCAGCCTCCCATCCACCCCCACCCtggccccctccacctcctcatccctccctccctcccaggagCAGGAAAAGGAGGGGGGagtggtgggggaggaggagcgaggagacCTCATACACTTCTACAACCGGGTCTACATCAAACAGATGCGTCACTTTGCCCTCCGCTACTCGCCCAGCTCGCCCTCTGcaggg TCTCCTCCCCTGTGCCCGTACCCCTCCCTGAGGACCAGCTCCCCTCGCAGGGTCCTCCTGTCCCACAACCACTCGATCTACATCTCCCCCCACAAGACTACTGgaagcccccccaccccctccattaCCGCACGGGACAAGATCTTATACTACATCTGCAGCAGCCCATCCAAC CGCCTGGCGGAGATCAACAGTATGATCCGCACCGGGGAGACGCCCACCAAGAAGCGCAGCATGCAGCTTGAGGAGGAGCCATCGCCCAAGAGGGTGTGTCCGGACAACCAGACGGCCCTGCTCCGCAGATTACAGGACGTGGCCAACGACCGTAGCTCCTCCCACTGA
- the LOC111952410 gene encoding retinoblastoma-like protein 2 isoform X1: MNEEEDFLQKTRQGFEDLCRALNMDEEASNEAWKSYENISKNYTLEGSELHWLACALYVACRTAIPTVGKGTAEGNYVSLTRILSCSEQSLIEFFNKMKKWQDMASLPQDFCQSTEKLERNFTISAVIFKKYIPIFKAIFKAPSDDPPRVHRSRKQRRHPCTVAEVFNFCWILFVNAKGNFPMISDDLVNSYHLLLCALDLVFSNALLCNTRKELLNPNFKGLPEDFNSKDYKPTAGPYCFIEQLCELHDGLVLEAKGVKEHFWKPFIKRLFHKKILKGKEDSLTGFFDPMNFGDSFASMGRVYEEHVLATGGLDERIFLGEGANEDLGTPGPCLCVGVKNQDASAYRLYSSLTASALKVSTPLTGLKYVQDNCLGTPVSTAMQSVGRLHSLLTGLKHRPSGRLTDLLRACARDPSETISTRLKDMCQVFCQHFEGKGEENXGLGKDIAVKYFRLAEALYYKTLEAVIDQEKERLGDTDLSGILEQDVFQRSLLACCLEIVIFSYRPPGDFPRVIHIFQLPAYHFYKVIEVLVRAEQGLFREVVKHLNQVEEQVLESLAWRGGSPLWDSVREAKNQPPACQEVMPPQHLEDGNGDSSAGSAPLIPNIHGTDLSTNSGGKGVSPSPTTLLDRYSSPPTGSARRRLFVDASFDTSSDPSSTSTTTTTVRTSQAIVTTTIPAGQTVVTMATATVTANNGQTVTIPVQGIANENGGITFIPVQVSVTGQGTAMLQPLSAQSLTGTLTSQPQTTTTLNSPAXQGSPATSKPIKKLAAQVPSSNKPQKKGSLSLFFRKVYHMASVRLRDLCAKLDISSELRRKIWTCFEYSLVQCTELMMDRHLDQLLMCAVYVMTKVTKEDKSFQNIMKCYRSQPQASSSVYRSVLISGKKKRLSGSSVGNTQSSPTDNSQKQGSGDSSPVPMCSTSTLPAPQPGSLPSTPTLAPSTSSSLPPSQEQEKEGGVVGEEERGDLIHFYNRVYIKQMRHFALRYSPSSPSAGVQSPPLCPYPSLRTSSPRRVLLSHNHSIYISPHKTTGSPPTPSITARDKILYYICSSPSNRLAEINSMIRTGETPTKKRSMQLEEEPSPKRVCPDNQTALLRRLQDVANDRSSSH, translated from the exons ATGAACGAGGAGGAAGACTTTTTGCAGAAAACAAGGCAGGGGTTTGAAGATCTTTGTCGAGCTTTGAATATGGACGAGGAGGCGAGCAACGAGGCATGGAAGAGCTACGAAAACATAAGCAAAAATTACACATTAGAG GGCAGTGAGCTACACTGGTTAGCCTGTGCTCTCTATGTGGCCTGCAGGACAGCCATACCAACGGTGGGTAAGGGCACCGCGGAGGGAAACTATGTCTCTCTGACCAGGATCCTCAGCTGTTCAGAACAAAG CCTCATTGAGTTCTTTAACAAGATGAAAAAATGGCAGGACATGGCAAGTCTGCCCCAAGACTTTTGCCAGAGCACGGAGAAGCTGGAGAGGAATTTCACAATTTCCGCTGTCATCTTCAAGAAATACATCCCCATATTCAAAGCCATCTTTAAGGCACCCTCTGACGACCCACCCAGAGTCCACAGGAGCCGCAAACAGAG ACGCCATCCCTGCACCGTCGCTGAAGTCTTCAACTTCTGCTGGATTCTGTTTGTCAACGCTAAAG GAAACTTCCCTATGATCAGTGATGACCTGGTGAACTCATACCACCTGCTGCTGTGTGCTCTGGACCTGGTTTTCTCCAACGCTCTACTGTGTAACACCAGGAAGGAGCTGCTCAACCCCAACTTCAAAG GCCTTCCTGAGGACTTCAACAGTAAGGACTACAAGCCTACTGCAGGGCCTTACTGCTTCATAGAACAGCTGTGTGAACTGCATGATGGCCTGGtgctggaggcaaagggggtcaAGGAACACTTCTGGAAACCGTTCATTAAGAGGCTCTTCCATAAGAAG ATTCTCAAAGGGAAAGAAGATAGCTTGACTGGCTTCTTCGATCCCATGAATTTTGGAGACAGTTT tgcaTCCATGGGGCGTGTGTACGAGGAGCATGTTCTAGCCACAGGGGGTCTGGATGAGAGGATCTTCCTGGGAGAGGGGGCCAATGAAGACCTTGGCACACCAGGCCCCTGTCTCTGTGTGGGAGTAAAGAACCAGGACGCCTCCGCATACAGACTCTACAGCAGTCTGact GCCTCAGCCTTGAAGGTGTCTACTCCTCTGACGGGTCTTAAGTATGTCCAGGACAACTGTCTGGGCACGCCGGTATCTACAGCCATGCAGAGTGTTGGCCGACTCCACAGCCTGCTCACAGGACTCAAACACCGCCCCAGTGGCAGACTCACCGACTTACTGAG GGCGTGTGCCAGAGACCCAAGTGAGACCATCTCCACTAGGCTGAAGGACATGTGCCAGGTCTTTTGTCAGCACTTTGAGGGCAAAGGGGAGGAGAACYCAGGACTGGGGAAAGACATTGCAGTGAAGTACTTCCGCCTGGCGGAGGCGCTCTACTATAAAACCCTGGAGGCCGTCATTGACCAGGAGAAGGAGAGACTGGGCGACACGGACCTCTCT GGTATTCTGGAGCAGGATGTGTTCCAGCGCTCTCTGCTGGCCTGCTGTCTAGAGATTGTCATCTTCTCCTACCGACCCCCAGGGGACTTCCCACGAGTCATACACATCTTCCAGCTCCCCGCATACCACTTCTACAAG GTGATTGAGGTGCTGGTACGGGCAGAGCAGGGCTTGTTCAGGGAGGTAGTGAAGCATCTGAACCAGGTGGAGGAACAGGTCCTGGAGAGCCTGGCCTGGAGGGGGGGATCCCCYCTGTGGGACAGCGTCAGGGAGGCCAAGAACCAGCCACCAGCTTGCCAAGAG GTGATGCCACCGCAGCACCTGGAGGATGGGAACGGAGACAGCAGTGCTGGCAGCGCCCCTCTCATCCCTAACATCCATGGCACTGACCTAAGCACCAACAGTGGTGGGAAAG gtgtttctccctctcccaccaccCTGTTGGACCGCTACAGCTCCCCCCCCACGGGCTCGGCCAGGAGACGGCTGTTTGTGGACGCTTCCTTCGACACCTCATCGGACCCCTCCTCCACcagcaccactaccaccaccgtCAGGACCTCCCAGGCCATCGTCACTACCACCATCCCTGCCGGACAGACAGTGGTCACTATGGCAACGGCCACGGTTACCGCTAACAACGGACAGACGGTCACCATACCTGTGCAAG GAATAGCCAATGAGAACGGAGGCATCACCTTCATCCCTGTCCAGGTGAGTGTGACYGGACAAGGCACGGCCATGCTCCAGCCCCTGTCTGCCCAGTCCCTGACTGGCACTTTGACCAGCCAACCACAGACCACCACCACCCTGAACAGTCCTGCCCRACAAGGCAGCCCCGCCACCAGTAAACCAATCAAGAAGCTGGCAGCCCAGGTCCCGTCCAGTAACAAGCCTCAGAAAAAGGGTTCCCTCTCGCTGTTCTTCCGCAAG GTGTACCACATGGCCAGTGTGCGTCTGAGAGACTTGTGTGCCAAGCTGGACATCTCTAGTGAGCTGAGGAGGAAGATCTGGACGTGTTTTGAGTATTCCCTGGTGCAATGCACAGAGCTCATGATGGACCGACACCTAGACCAGCTCCTCATGTGTGCAGTCTACGTCATGACCAAG GTGACCAAAGAGGACAAGTCCTTCCAGAACATCATGAAGTGCTACCGCTCTCAGCCCCAGGCCAGCAGCAGC GTCTACAGGAGTGTGTTgatctctgggaagaagaaacgTCTCTCGGGCAGCAGTGTGGGAAACACACAGAGCTCTCCCACAGACAACAGCCAGAAGCAgg GGAGTGGAGACAGCAGCCCAGTGCCCATGTGTTCCACCAGCACCCTACCTGCCCCGCAGCCTGGCAGCCTCCCATCCACCCCCACCCtggccccctccacctcctcatccctccctccctcccaggagCAGGAAAAGGAGGGGGGagtggtgggggaggaggagcgaggagacCTCATACACTTCTACAACCGGGTCTACATCAAACAGATGCGTCACTTTGCCCTCCGCTACTCGCCCAGCTCGCCCTCTGcaggg GTGCAGTCTCCTCCCCTGTGCCCGTACCCCTCCCTGAGGACCAGCTCCCCTCGCAGGGTCCTCCTGTCCCACAACCACTCGATCTACATCTCCCCCCACAAGACTACTGgaagcccccccaccccctccattaCCGCACGGGACAAGATCTTATACTACATCTGCAGCAGCCCATCCAAC CGCCTGGCGGAGATCAACAGTATGATCCGCACCGGGGAGACGCCCACCAAGAAGCGCAGCATGCAGCTTGAGGAGGAGCCATCGCCCAAGAGGGTGTGTCCGGACAACCAGACGGCCCTGCTCCGCAGATTACAGGACGTGGCCAACGACCGTAGCTCCTCCCACTGA